A single region of the Nicotiana sylvestris chromosome 6, ASM39365v2, whole genome shotgun sequence genome encodes:
- the LOC104224736 gene encoding uncharacterized protein, with protein MQKASSSLPLTPQLAGLIGSAMLQVLRIKSSLSTIWDALFIKEGKILLYLMIKKKVAPNIIWKIQAGNLSFWWDNWKGYGAMSMVVQDQRKSAKVQVKHYIFSGTWDTIKLNDTLPAHIGDTISKTTVGNINTDDFPIWNISENDLFSNNSAWHSIRARRKKMSSSVRFGITLSLLNALFLTWRIFRKRLPFDDAISKFGTSIVSRCFYCNHAQLETMQHVFNGSDTTQFIWNEIGKPLGMKHQLEPIIRTFKRWWDTKTTNTIHKQIMQIEPTIICWEMWKQWTLCRYGNKNKFNNNVMKYQGVWTIKQAIAKVIPGIDSKSNSNNMIEVLAAEFGVKWCSHHGFTDFVLELDSLVIVNMLTKKEADNIKIKQIVDNIINSINDANVRMQNCLRKGNQG; from the exons ATGCAAAAAGCTTCCTCATCACTGCCGCTAACACCTCAGCTAGCAGGATTAATAGGATCAGCAATGCTTCAGGTTTTACGAATAAAATCTTCCCTTTCAACTATCTGGGATGCCCTATTTATCAAGGAAGGAAAAATACTACTCTATTTGATG ATTAAGAAGAAGGTTGCGCCTAACATCATCTGGAAAATTCAAGCAGGAAACTTGAGTTTCTGGTGGGATAACTGGAAAGGTTATGGGGCTATGTCCATGGTTGTCCAGGATCAAAGAAAATCTGCTAAAGTTCAAGTCAAGCATTATATTTTCAGTGGGACTTGGGATACTATAAAGTTGAATGATACTCTTCCTGCCCATATTGGTGACACTATCTCTAAGACCACAGTGGGAAATATTAACACTGATGATTTCCCAATTTGGAATATCTCTGAAAATGATTTGTTCTCCAATAACTCTGCCTGGCACTCTATTAGAGCGCGTAGGAAAAAAATGAGTTCATCAGTAAGGTTTGGCATAACTCTATCCCTTTTAAATGCTCTTTTTTTAACTTGGAGGATTTTTAGGAAAAGACTCCCTTTTGATGACGCTATTAGCAAATTTGGTACTAGCATTGTTTCTAGATGTTTTTATTGTAATCATGCACAGCTAGAAACCATGCAGCATGTGTTCAATGGAAGTGATACAACACAGTTCATATGGAATGAAATAGGCAAACCTCTGGGAATGAAGCATCAACTTGAACCTATTATTAGAACCTTTAAGAGATGGTGGGATACAAAAACTACCAACACAATACACAAACAGATTATGCAGATTGAGCCAACTATCATATGCTGGGAAATGTGGAAGCAATGGACCTTATGTAGATATGGAAACAAGAACAAGTTCAACAACAACGTTATGAAGTACCAAGGAGTCTGGACCATAAAGCAGGCAATTGCGAAGGTGATTCCTGGTATTGATAGCAAG AGTAATAGCAACAATATGATTGAAGTTCTTGCAGCTGAGTTTGGAGTGAAATGGTGTAGCCATCATGGGTTCACTGATTTTGTTCTTGAACTCGACTCTCTGGTCATTGTAAATATGTTGACTAAGAAAGAGGCCGACAACATCAAGATTAAGCAGATTGTGGACAATATCATCAACTCCATAAATGATGCTAATGTTCGCATGCAAAACTGCCTTAGGAAGGGTAACCAG ggttaa